A window of Lentibacillus sp. Marseille-P4043 contains these coding sequences:
- the murJ gene encoding murein biosynthesis integral membrane protein MurJ produces MTIFLLVNVKEVLRLKSKLGLASVLFIGASLLLKISGLIRDMVIAYYFGDSYVADAYLAAFIIPNMFILFMTTGMKNAFVPSYIESLEKQRGNYHLAQVFKGTIVISFIVSIIGMALAPLYIPLLYPEFNVDATQIAVWVTIIFFATIVFVGMNAVLEALFDAENKFSLSMVSQILVILSSIVAAILFANQIGAYSLAIGYLAGTIISLLFKLILVMPRKKLKLKRKFDWLEIKQFYWVFIPVGLTVAVGQINLMVGSIFASYFEEGAVTYINYAKNLVHMPQGIFGVTIGTIVFPLLSKAIATDNHKLFKRGIEKGLTLMFLILLPSIIGMLLLMPNIIELLYQRGAFTADAVQATTQVAYLYFGSVLFFSLNNIINKGFYSLKKGHLILVISGLSILLNIVLSFIFTAWIGYRGIPLAASVMAMCYVGAQFVVFYKLIGGLKLKALAVEFIKIIVATAIMSGAIYPILLLINGWYNIIQIVVVALAGAIVYIASAYLLKSEALLFMVDKFLKKKSVTKESTLDE; encoded by the coding sequence ATGACAATATTCTTGTTAGTAAATGTGAAAGAGGTATTACGCTTGAAATCTAAATTAGGATTGGCAAGCGTCCTTTTTATTGGGGCGTCATTGCTGTTAAAAATATCTGGTCTTATTCGTGATATGGTAATCGCCTACTATTTTGGAGACAGCTATGTAGCAGATGCCTATTTAGCGGCGTTTATCATTCCGAATATGTTTATATTGTTCATGACAACGGGTATGAAGAATGCATTTGTACCCAGTTATATTGAATCATTAGAAAAACAACGAGGAAATTATCATTTAGCCCAAGTTTTTAAAGGTACGATTGTAATAAGTTTCATAGTCTCGATAATTGGAATGGCACTGGCACCATTATATATTCCATTATTGTATCCAGAATTTAACGTTGATGCTACTCAAATTGCTGTTTGGGTTACGATCATCTTCTTTGCCACTATCGTATTTGTCGGAATGAATGCTGTTTTAGAAGCTCTATTTGATGCAGAAAACAAATTTTCGTTATCGATGGTTTCACAAATTCTGGTTATTTTATCTTCCATAGTGGCTGCTATTCTATTTGCTAATCAAATAGGCGCATATTCACTAGCCATTGGTTATTTAGCTGGGACAATTATTTCCTTACTGTTCAAACTCATTTTAGTGATGCCACGTAAAAAGCTCAAGTTAAAGAGGAAGTTTGACTGGTTGGAAATAAAGCAATTTTATTGGGTCTTTATACCTGTTGGATTAACCGTTGCTGTTGGACAAATTAACTTAATGGTTGGAAGTATCTTTGCTAGTTATTTTGAAGAAGGTGCTGTAACGTATATTAATTACGCCAAAAATCTTGTCCATATGCCACAGGGAATCTTCGGGGTAACGATTGGAACGATTGTATTTCCATTGCTTTCAAAAGCAATTGCAACAGACAACCATAAATTGTTTAAACGTGGAATTGAAAAAGGACTAACATTGATGTTTCTTATTCTGCTTCCCTCTATTATAGGAATGTTATTGTTAATGCCTAACATTATTGAATTGTTATACCAACGCGGGGCATTTACCGCTGATGCAGTACAAGCCACGACACAAGTTGCCTATCTGTATTTTGGTTCGGTATTATTTTTTAGTCTAAATAATATTATCAATAAAGGATTTTATTCGTTAAAGAAAGGTCACTTAATTCTGGTAATTAGTGGATTATCTATTCTATTAAATATTGTTTTAAGCTTTATTTTTACAGCCTGGATTGGCTATAGAGGGATTCCATTGGCAGCGTCTGTAATGGCAATGTGCTATGTAGGGGCACAATTTGTTGTATTTTATAAATTAATCGGTGGATTGAAATTAAAGGCTTTAGCAGTTGAATTTATAAAAATAATTGTTGCTACTGCCATTATGAGTGGTGCAATATACCCAATTTTATTATTGATCAATGGGTGGTATAATATTATTCAAATTGTAGTGGTAGCCTTAGCAGGTGCAATTGTGTACATTGCAAGTGCTTATTTACTAAAATCTGAGGCTTTACTATTTATGGTAGATAAATTCCTGAAGAAAAAATCGGTAACAAAGGAGTCTACTTTGGATGAATAA
- a CDS encoding PIG-L deacetylase family protein translates to MNKKQLIMKILKPINLPVTKFILKRHYQASKELSSTKGAKRILVLAPHMDDETIGPGGVIRKHANEGAEVHCVFITDGSNSVSDLSKEELTNARMDEMEKVKNILGITDIHYLGLPDGHVESNKDTQKKLAEVIKSINPDLIYCTSFVDAHPDHTATATILSDVLKQTDNHNFAIRLYEINCPIPPKYINCVVDISDTVIEKDKAVDIFASQTIAFDGFLELNRLKSNLVQDEVSAVEAFFEPSISMFIHHCDRLREDKQPFPEIFKQANRTDTLLWAIYKNFKRKQMFYEDSLKDYEYLKLRKSS, encoded by the coding sequence ATGAATAAAAAACAGCTGATTATGAAAATCTTAAAACCTATAAATCTTCCGGTAACTAAATTCATACTAAAACGCCATTACCAAGCATCAAAGGAGTTATCTTCAACCAAAGGTGCCAAACGTATACTAGTTTTAGCACCTCATATGGATGATGAAACGATTGGGCCTGGAGGAGTTATTCGGAAACATGCCAATGAAGGCGCGGAAGTTCATTGTGTTTTTATCACCGATGGATCAAATAGTGTGAGTGATTTAAGCAAAGAGGAACTAACCAATGCACGTATGGATGAAATGGAGAAAGTTAAAAATATACTAGGGATCACTGACATCCATTACTTAGGTTTGCCAGATGGTCATGTAGAAAGCAATAAAGATACACAAAAAAAGTTAGCTGAGGTTATTAAGTCTATCAACCCAGATTTAATTTACTGTACTTCATTTGTGGATGCACATCCTGATCATACTGCTACGGCAACCATTTTATCAGATGTTTTGAAGCAAACAGACAATCATAATTTCGCTATTCGCTTATATGAGATTAATTGTCCTATCCCACCAAAGTATATTAATTGTGTAGTAGATATTTCAGATACAGTGATAGAAAAGGACAAAGCGGTAGATATTTTTGCTTCACAGACCATTGCGTTTGATGGATTTTTAGAACTAAATAGACTGAAATCCAATCTTGTTCAGGATGAGGTTTCGGCTGTTGAAGCGTTTTTTGAACCTTCTATTTCAATGTTTATACATCATTGTGATCGGCTTAGAGAAGACAAACAGCCATTCCCGGAAATATTTAAGCAGGCTAATCGAACGGATACGTTATTGTGGGCTATCTATAAAAACTTCAAAAGAAAGCAAATGTTTTATGAAGATAGTCTTAAAGATTATGAATATCTTAAATTGCGAAAGTCATCCTGA
- a CDS encoding GNAT family N-acetyltransferase, whose product MAIRYYKTGDEGQIQELFKKVFNKERTLEHWEWKYIKNPQSLNPFILVYEEDQKIIGHIALWVANAYMEGKATKVALRVDTMVDPEARGKGIYRKLNEAMLAEAKESGISLLYGFPAPKAKELLLNTTNANYVEDISRYMLILDPGAIAANMYSFLSPIKSVGRVFKRLKQRKLKKTSLPVGWKVEAVEHCDQRFDQLAEKVKTIKPIMLKRDADYLNWRYLNHPENNYTILALTNNDELQGYVTVNKRKRDFKNGQAMIGFIIDYLAVEDKAVWEILLYSALTELQDVDMIQAWGFPGNIGTESLLHFGFKEKDKPMPLIVHELENNRNRYKNNHDWWLTQGDVDSF is encoded by the coding sequence ATGGCAATCCGATATTATAAAACTGGTGATGAAGGGCAAATTCAAGAGCTTTTTAAAAAGGTTTTTAACAAAGAACGGACACTTGAACACTGGGAATGGAAATATATAAAAAACCCGCAATCGTTAAATCCATTTATTCTTGTATACGAGGAAGATCAGAAAATAATTGGTCATATTGCGTTATGGGTAGCAAACGCATATATGGAAGGAAAGGCTACAAAGGTAGCACTCCGCGTGGATACAATGGTTGATCCAGAAGCACGTGGGAAAGGTATCTATCGGAAGCTGAACGAAGCAATGCTGGCTGAAGCTAAGGAATCAGGCATAAGCTTGCTATACGGATTCCCGGCACCAAAAGCAAAAGAGCTTTTATTGAATACGACAAATGCAAACTATGTTGAAGACATTTCACGGTATATGCTGATCCTAGATCCAGGTGCAATAGCTGCAAATATGTATTCATTTTTATCTCCAATCAAATCAGTGGGCAGGGTATTTAAGCGCCTCAAACAGAGAAAGCTGAAAAAAACTTCTCTACCCGTAGGATGGAAGGTAGAAGCTGTCGAGCATTGTGATCAGCGGTTTGATCAGCTAGCTGAAAAGGTGAAGACGATTAAACCAATTATGTTAAAACGAGATGCCGACTATCTTAACTGGAGATATTTAAATCATCCTGAAAATAATTATACGATCCTTGCCTTGACAAATAATGACGAATTACAAGGTTATGTAACTGTCAATAAGAGAAAAAGGGATTTTAAAAATGGACAAGCGATGATTGGCTTTATTATTGATTATCTAGCAGTTGAAGATAAAGCAGTTTGGGAAATCCTACTTTACAGTGCATTAACCGAATTACAAGATGTCGACATGATACAGGCATGGGGATTTCCAGGTAATATTGGAACGGAATCCCTGTTGCATTTTGGCTTTAAAGAGAAAGATAAGCCAATGCCGCTTATTGTCCATGAATTAGAGAATAATAGAAACCGTTATAAAAATAACCATGACTGGTGGTTAACTCAAGGTGACGTCGATTCTTTTTAA
- a CDS encoding glycosyltransferase family 4 protein → MGYIALVICFVASILLTPVVKKLAIKIGAVDQPNNRKVHKKIMPRLGGLAIFISFIIGVLLFLPDTIAAWPIITGATLVTLIGVLDDIYGLSAKVKFSGQLVAALVTVLGGVQIEFITLPFGDKIEFGYFAIPLTILWIVAITNAINLIDGLDGLAAGVSSIVLLTISGMAISMGSMAVALIGLIVFGSTLGFLLYNFHPAKIFMGDTGSLFLGYMISVLSVMGLFKNVAIFSLIVPIIILGVPILDTTFAIIRRAVQRKPLTAPDKLHLHHCLLRLGFTHRQTVVMIYTMSGLFSLAAIIFTRATMWGSTLLLFGLLIVIELIVEVTGLISENYRPILKLVQGNKVKK, encoded by the coding sequence ATGGGATATATCGCTTTAGTCATTTGCTTTGTAGCATCTATTTTACTAACACCTGTTGTAAAAAAACTAGCAATTAAGATTGGTGCCGTTGACCAACCAAATAATAGAAAAGTTCATAAAAAGATTATGCCTCGACTAGGTGGCTTAGCTATTTTTATCAGTTTTATAATTGGAGTTTTACTATTTTTGCCAGACACTATTGCAGCATGGCCAATTATAACGGGGGCTACTTTAGTAACGTTAATCGGTGTATTAGATGATATATATGGATTATCGGCAAAAGTAAAATTTTCCGGACAGCTGGTGGCAGCGCTTGTTACGGTTCTTGGTGGTGTACAAATTGAATTTATTACACTACCATTTGGAGATAAAATAGAATTTGGATATTTTGCTATTCCACTTACGATTCTATGGATTGTAGCAATTACAAATGCTATTAATCTAATTGATGGATTGGATGGTCTAGCTGCAGGAGTATCATCGATTGTGCTATTAACGATCTCTGGAATGGCCATTTCCATGGGAAGTATGGCAGTCGCCCTCATTGGACTCATCGTCTTTGGTAGTACATTGGGTTTTCTCCTGTACAATTTTCACCCTGCCAAGATTTTTATGGGTGATACAGGCTCTCTGTTTTTAGGCTATATGATCAGTGTGCTATCAGTAATGGGTCTATTTAAAAATGTGGCGATATTTTCTTTGATCGTACCAATTATTATCCTTGGAGTACCGATACTTGATACAACATTTGCGATTATTCGTCGTGCTGTCCAACGAAAGCCATTAACTGCACCGGATAAATTGCACCTGCATCATTGTTTACTACGATTAGGATTCACACACCGGCAAACAGTAGTCATGATTTATACTATGAGTGGATTGTTCAGTCTAGCAGCAATCATCTTCACTCGGGCAACTATGTGGGGATCGACGTTACTTCTATTTGGATTACTAATCGTTATCGAATTAATTGTGGAAGTTACCGGTTTAATCAGTGAAAATTACCGACCGATATTGAAGTTAGTACAAGGTAATAAAGTTAAAAAATAA
- a CDS encoding ArnT family glycosyltransferase has product MADYPIKRILKSTNLWLLLIFIVYSIFIIIQSKLQPDGFLTSDSTHYLQMAENLLNGNGMTTINLVPEISTYFATWPIGYPALIAIASFVTGVGVFWAAKLVNILLLGLCFVLIKCLFKQRAPIVGMIFFISTFTTVFVYTWSEVPFIFGMIWLVYGIVNYVEANKIRYAFHMMFAALFLFFMRYIGLIGAGIVGLIGFYYLFSKQWRHMLTCWIAGSIPMLIAGIYLFYNYLQTGLLTGMERIPRAETASEFMIMLWQGLVAEFNTLATSSHVYVAESIIILLVGLLLFVRPRHIRALFSLNRRQFLLPGMFLFVGLVYFIAIVYMRWNAHFDPFNFRLLGPATLMLWLFFISWVTQLKQRDWARWRGFLLLVLGIAFVMNVGYNTYTSLLSPSPDYADTVNKVQETYEEIPAGSIIAFENIHARYLRPDLQYIKVHFQPYFAEKESVKALRERISPNHAAGVYLQTGPIREDRYHDSFIKLIKSARDSEDFVKLE; this is encoded by the coding sequence ATGGCTGATTATCCGATTAAACGTATCTTAAAATCTACTAATTTATGGTTACTCCTTATATTTATTGTATATAGCATTTTTATTATTATCCAATCCAAACTGCAACCTGATGGCTTTCTTACATCAGATTCAACACACTATTTACAGATGGCTGAAAACCTTCTAAATGGAAACGGCATGACAACCATCAATTTAGTTCCTGAAATAAGTACATATTTCGCAACTTGGCCGATTGGTTACCCTGCGTTAATTGCAATCGCCTCCTTTGTAACTGGTGTGGGCGTGTTTTGGGCGGCAAAACTTGTTAATATTTTACTTCTAGGTCTCTGTTTCGTCTTGATCAAATGTTTGTTTAAACAACGGGCTCCTATTGTTGGCATGATATTCTTTATTAGCACCTTTACAACCGTTTTTGTTTATACATGGTCTGAAGTACCATTTATATTTGGAATGATTTGGCTTGTGTATGGGATTGTAAACTATGTCGAAGCAAATAAAATTCGGTATGCCTTTCATATGATGTTCGCTGCATTGTTTCTCTTTTTTATGCGATACATTGGCCTAATTGGTGCTGGCATCGTTGGATTAATTGGATTCTATTATCTATTTTCTAAACAATGGAGACACATGCTTACATGCTGGATTGCTGGAAGTATACCGATGCTAATTGCGGGAATCTATTTGTTTTATAATTATCTGCAAACGGGGCTCTTAACCGGAATGGAGCGTATCCCTCGTGCAGAAACGGCATCTGAATTTATGATCATGCTGTGGCAAGGTTTAGTTGCTGAATTTAACACGTTAGCTACTAGCAGTCATGTATATGTTGCAGAAAGTATAATCATCTTGCTAGTTGGGCTGCTGCTTTTTGTACGACCAAGGCATATACGTGCATTATTTAGCCTAAACAGAAGGCAATTCCTTCTGCCAGGAATGTTTTTATTTGTTGGTCTTGTTTATTTTATAGCAATTGTTTACATGCGATGGAATGCCCATTTTGATCCATTTAATTTTCGATTGCTCGGTCCGGCAACACTGATGTTATGGCTGTTTTTTATTAGTTGGGTCACTCAATTAAAGCAACGGGATTGGGCACGTTGGCGTGGATTTTTACTTCTCGTGCTTGGGATAGCCTTCGTAATGAATGTTGGCTATAACACCTATACATCATTACTGAGCCCTTCCCCTGATTACGCAGACACGGTAAATAAAGTGCAAGAAACGTACGAGGAAATTCCAGCCGGAAGTATTATCGCTTTTGAAAACATTCATGCTCGTTATTTACGACCAGATTTACAATATATTAAAGTTCACTTTCAACCCTATTTCGCTGAAAAGGAATCCGTTAAAGCGTTAAGGGAGCGAATTAGCCCTAATCATGCAGCAGGTGTATATTTACAAACTGGTCCAATTCGAGAAGACCGGTACCATGACAGTTTTATTAAGTTGATAAAAAGTGCTAGGGATAGCGAGGACTTTGTAAAACTTGAATAG
- a CDS encoding divergent PAP2 family protein, translated as MPYFLAPFAGWFISGCLKYLIHLIKYGKEAHLHMGNGGFPSTHTSTVSATAFLIALGEGWLSPAFGLAITFLFIVVIDATGLRIAVGKQAGVLNTLIQHDKDHEQLRERMGHTLLEIIGGVAVGFLTALALYYSFSWLGLM; from the coding sequence TTGCCATATTTTTTAGCACCGTTTGCAGGCTGGTTTATATCGGGCTGTTTGAAATATCTTATTCACCTAATTAAATACGGAAAAGAAGCACACCTTCACATGGGAAACGGCGGCTTTCCTAGTACACATACGTCTACTGTATCAGCAACAGCCTTTTTAATCGCACTTGGTGAAGGTTGGCTATCGCCTGCTTTCGGTTTAGCAATAACCTTTCTTTTTATCGTGGTAATTGATGCGACTGGTTTGCGAATTGCAGTTGGTAAACAAGCTGGTGTACTTAATACGTTAATTCAACATGATAAGGACCATGAACAATTGCGGGAGCGGATGGGACATACCCTCTTAGAAATTATTGGCGGAGTGGCCGTTGGTTTTCTAACGGCTTTGGCACTGTATTATTCATTTAGTTGGTTGGGGTTGATGTAG